From one uncultured Paludibacter sp. genomic stretch:
- a CDS encoding exported hypothetical protein (Evidence 5 : Unknown function) has protein sequence MKKRNLMYAVVTFIFLCSNLVLVNAQDNQNTKTQKKSSKFGSFLKKVGEATTGINMTDESFVVNPISTRFKVEFVDCIGNSAEQKFQVYLKITNKGTNESNMCVGGSCGGSSLAVDNEGNSYKPNKCAGDCKDFPTGIPVKVMVEFEKVLPSVKSLEVIKLNLKSYGVVELRNIPLKWDAALAENPITALSEIKQTSLTNSLTSKYDIELVNCAGDSAKQRIEITLKVKNKGTNEHICIGGSCSGNSMAVDSDGNSYKSESCAGDCVDLPTGINVKAVVGFNEVLPSVKMFDYMKLNVGNGFIEIRNLSVNWK, from the coding sequence ATGAAAAAAAGAAATTTAATGTATGCTGTTGTTACATTCATATTTTTATGTAGCAATTTGGTTCTTGTAAATGCCCAAGACAATCAAAACACCAAAACCCAGAAAAAAAGTTCAAAGTTTGGTTCGTTTTTAAAAAAAGTAGGTGAAGCAACTACCGGTATTAATATGACAGATGAATCATTTGTCGTAAATCCTATTTCTACGCGTTTTAAAGTGGAGTTTGTAGATTGTATTGGAAATTCTGCTGAACAAAAATTTCAGGTTTATTTAAAAATAACCAACAAAGGAACAAATGAGTCTAATATGTGTGTTGGAGGAAGTTGTGGAGGAAGTTCATTAGCGGTAGATAACGAAGGAAACAGTTATAAACCAAACAAATGTGCAGGAGATTGTAAGGATTTTCCTACGGGAATTCCAGTAAAGGTTATGGTGGAGTTTGAAAAAGTTTTACCTTCAGTAAAAAGTTTGGAAGTTATAAAATTAAACCTAAAAAGTTACGGAGTAGTAGAATTGAGAAATATTCCTTTGAAATGGGATGCAGCCCTTGCCGAAAATCCAATAACAGCATTATCTGAAATAAAACAGACATCTTTAACAAACTCATTAACATCAAAATATGATATTGAACTTGTGAATTGCGCAGGCGACAGTGCGAAGCAACGTATAGAAATTACTTTGAAAGTAAAAAATAAAGGTACAAATGAACATATTTGCATAGGCGGAAGTTGCAGCGGGAATTCTATGGCTGTTGATTCTGATGGAAACTCTTATAAATCAGAATCGTGTGCAGGCGATTGTGTAGATTTACCAACAGGAATAAACGTAAAAGCGGTGGTGGGCTTTAATGAAGTTCTTCCCAGTGTAAAAATGTTTGACTATATGAAATTAAATGTGGGAAATGGATTTATTGAAATTCGTAATTTATCGGTTAATTGGAAATAA
- the susB gene encoding Glucan 1,4-alpha-glucosidase SusB, which translates to MKRIILFVILIISITTGFALDLNSPNGNFTLKFWTNDKGEPLYSLHYKGNEIVKPSKMGFILNTKPDLLSGFTVKNSSTITFDETWKPVWGEVNQIRNNYNELLVELEQTEVPRTMKIRFRLFDDGLGFRYEFDKQPNLGYFRITDECTQFAMTGDHKIFWIPGDYDTNEYYYSTTKLSEVDASKTDGNGIGTHGYFAKNAVQTPTIMKSDDGLYISIFEAALLDYSAMNLLIDQKNLVMTSSLVPDAYGTKAYIQTPQNTPWRTIIVSDKATDILASKIILNLNEPCKIEDTSFIKPQKFVGIWWGMHVPDHWTWNYADEPNIKLKDTDWNALKPNGRHGATTEHVKQYIDFAAANGIQSVLVEGWNVGWEDWAGNWKEEVFDFVTPYPDFDVKELSEYAKSKGVKLIMHHETSASATNYERRIDKAIEFMKKYGYDAVKTGYVGWIIPRGEKHDGQWMVNHYQRVIEKMAENRLMIDEHEPVRPTGQCRTYPNLLACEAARGNEFNAWSAGNPPEHETILPFTRLKGGPMDYTPGIFEIKMDHYQKGNPYQVHTTLAKQLALYVTMYSPLQMAADLIENYENRMDAFQFIKDVTVDWDDTKYLEAEPGDYITVARKAKGTQDWFIGAITDENARIATIDFDYLDPKTPYIATIYEDAPNADWKNNPMAYNIRKVVITNKTVLKQKLAPGGGCAISVKKATKTEIKGLRKI; encoded by the coding sequence ATGAAACGAATCATTTTATTTGTTATTCTAATCATTAGCATAACCACCGGCTTTGCTTTGGACTTAAACTCACCCAACGGGAATTTTACATTGAAATTTTGGACAAATGACAAAGGTGAACCGCTTTATTCACTTCATTACAAAGGAAATGAGATTGTAAAACCATCAAAAATGGGATTTATTTTAAACACGAAACCTGATTTATTAAGCGGTTTCACTGTGAAAAATTCTTCAACAATTACTTTTGATGAGACTTGGAAACCTGTTTGGGGAGAAGTAAATCAAATTAGAAATAATTACAATGAATTACTTGTGGAACTGGAACAAACAGAAGTTCCACGAACAATGAAAATTCGTTTTCGCCTGTTTGATGATGGTTTGGGCTTTCGTTACGAATTTGATAAACAACCTAATTTGGGATATTTTAGAATAACGGATGAATGTACACAGTTTGCAATGACAGGCGATCACAAAATATTTTGGATTCCGGGTGATTATGATACAAATGAGTATTATTATTCTACCACAAAACTTTCTGAAGTGGATGCTTCAAAAACAGATGGAAACGGCATTGGAACTCATGGATATTTTGCGAAAAATGCTGTTCAAACACCTACCATTATGAAATCTGATGATGGACTTTATATTAGTATTTTTGAAGCCGCTTTATTGGATTATTCCGCAATGAATCTGTTAATTGACCAAAAAAATCTGGTAATGACCTCGTCTTTAGTGCCTGATGCTTACGGAACAAAAGCTTATATACAAACTCCTCAAAACACTCCTTGGCGTACGATAATTGTAAGCGATAAAGCCACAGATATTTTGGCTTCAAAAATAATTCTAAACCTAAACGAGCCATGTAAAATAGAAGATACAAGTTTTATTAAACCGCAAAAATTTGTTGGAATTTGGTGGGGAATGCACGTTCCTGATCATTGGACATGGAATTATGCTGATGAACCGAATATTAAACTGAAAGATACCGATTGGAATGCTCTGAAACCCAATGGAAGGCATGGAGCTACTACCGAACACGTAAAACAATACATTGATTTTGCTGCTGCAAATGGTATTCAAAGTGTATTGGTTGAAGGATGGAACGTTGGTTGGGAAGATTGGGCTGGGAACTGGAAAGAGGAAGTTTTTGATTTTGTAACTCCTTATCCCGATTTTGATGTGAAAGAATTGAGCGAATACGCCAAATCAAAAGGAGTAAAACTAATTATGCACCACGAAACATCTGCATCAGCTACAAATTACGAACGCCGCATTGACAAAGCCATTGAATTTATGAAAAAATACGGTTATGATGCCGTAAAAACAGGTTATGTTGGCTGGATTATTCCCCGCGGAGAAAAACACGACGGACAATGGATGGTAAATCATTATCAACGCGTGATTGAAAAAATGGCTGAAAACCGTCTAATGATTGATGAACACGAGCCGGTTCGTCCTACAGGACAATGTAGAACGTATCCAAATTTATTGGCTTGCGAAGCTGCACGCGGAAACGAATTTAATGCGTGGAGTGCAGGAAATCCGCCTGAACACGAAACAATCCTTCCTTTTACAAGATTAAAAGGAGGTCCGATGGATTATACGCCGGGTATTTTTGAAATTAAAATGGATCATTATCAAAAAGGAAATCCTTATCAGGTTCATACAACTCTTGCAAAACAATTGGCTCTTTACGTAACAATGTATAGCCCTTTACAAATGGCAGCCGATTTAATAGAAAATTACGAAAATCGTATGGACGCCTTTCAATTTATTAAAGATGTGACTGTAGATTGGGACGACACGAAATATTTAGAAGCAGAACCCGGCGATTACATTACTGTTGCTCGTAAAGCCAAAGGAACTCAAGATTGGTTTATAGGAGCAATCACAGATGAAAATGCGCGCATTGCAACCATCGATTTTGATTATTTAGACCCAAAAACTCCATACATTGCAACCATTTATGAAGACGCTCCAAATGCAGACTGGAAAAATAATCCTATGGCTTATAATATTCGTAAAGTGGTAATTACGAATAAAACTGTTCTTAAACAAAAATTAGCTCCCGGAGGCGGTTGTGCAATCAGTGTGAAAAAAGCAACAAAAACTGAAATTAAAGGACTAAGAAAGATATAA
- the nifJ gene encoding Pyruvate-flavodoxin oxidoreductase, with amino-acid sequence MTKEKKFLTCDGNQAAAHIAYIFSEVAAIYPITPSSTMAEYVDEWAASGRKNMYGEKVQVQEMQSEAGAAAAMHGALQAGALTTTFTASQGLLLMIPNMYKMAGELLPGVFHVSARAIAAQALSIFGDHQDVMAVRQTGCALFATGSVQEVMDLASVAHLAAIKTRVPFVHFFDGFRTSHEIQKIEEIDQDAVVGLIDQNALQVFRDRALNPMNPVARGTAQNPDIYFQSREAANPFYDVIPEVVEDYLNKLAEITGRKYGLFDYYGAPDADRVVIAMGSATEAIREGIDHLNAQGEKVGLITVHLYRPFSAKHFLSVLPKSAKRVCVLDRTKEPGAGGEPLYLDVKDALYGTENQPLVIGGRYGLSSKDFTPGQVLAVFKNLALPTPKNHFTVGIVDDITFTSLPLEEELSLGHEGTYEAKFYGLGADGTVGANKNSIKIIGDNTNKYCQAYFAYDSKKSGGFTASHLRFGDKPIRSTYLVTTPDFVACHVQAYLKLYDVTKGLKKNGTFLLNTVWNEEEVKQHLPANVKRYLAKNNITLYIIDATNIAVEIGLGNRTNTILQSAFFKITNVIPYDLAVKQMKYAIEKSYGKKGEDVVKMNYAAVDRGGEYTKVEVPAEWADLKDEEIVTNVVPAFIKDIVRPXNAQAGDDLPVSVFKGREDGTWVQGTTKYEKRGVASFVPEWTSANCIQCNQCAYVCPHASIRPFILDAEEQAKAPFKDTIKANGKQFEGMQFRIQVDVLDCMDCGNCVDVCPGNKNGKALEMKPIESQYPNQDNWDFCAENVKSKQHLVDVKGNVKNTQLATPLFEFSGACSGCGETPYVKLVTQLFGERQMVANATGCSSIYSASAPSTPYTISENGRGPAWANSLFEDNAEFGLGMVFAEENMQNRLVKLMNQAIENNCCSDELKGLFTEWIANRFDGDKTAELEAKITPLAQACNCEYCQEILKLKQFLVKKSQWVVGGDGWAYDIGFGGLDHVIASGKNINILVLDTEVYSNTGGQASKSTPVGAVAKFAASGKRIRKKDLGMIAATYGYVYVAQIAMGANQSQSLKAIREAEAYDGPSVVIAYSPCISHGLRSGMGKSQAEQKLAVECGYWHLYRYNPDLEAQGQNPMQLDSKEPQWEKFQDFLKGEVRYTSLIKQFPAEAEELFKAAEENARWRYAGYKRMASMTFAKEEDPQIKQVEELKAKTTEDAKQKENPNVIVQDTK; translated from the coding sequence ATGACAAAAGAAAAGAAATTTTTAACATGTGACGGGAATCAGGCAGCAGCGCATATCGCATATATTTTTAGCGAAGTAGCCGCAATTTATCCTATCACGCCATCTTCTACAATGGCAGAATATGTAGATGAATGGGCAGCTTCGGGGCGCAAAAACATGTACGGTGAAAAAGTACAGGTTCAAGAAATGCAATCGGAAGCTGGAGCTGCAGCAGCAATGCACGGAGCTTTACAGGCAGGAGCTTTAACTACTACTTTTACCGCTTCGCAAGGATTATTGCTAATGATACCAAATATGTATAAAATGGCAGGAGAATTACTTCCTGGCGTATTTCATGTTTCTGCACGTGCCATTGCTGCACAGGCATTATCCATTTTTGGCGACCATCAGGATGTAATGGCTGTACGTCAAACGGGTTGTGCATTATTTGCCACAGGTTCTGTTCAGGAAGTAATGGATTTGGCTTCCGTAGCTCACTTAGCAGCAATCAAAACACGTGTTCCTTTCGTACATTTCTTTGATGGTTTCCGCACTTCACACGAAATTCAAAAAATTGAAGAAATTGATCAAGATGCTGTAGTTGGTTTAATTGACCAAAATGCATTACAAGTATTTCGTGATCGTGCATTAAATCCTATGAATCCCGTAGCGAGAGGAACAGCTCAAAATCCTGATATTTATTTCCAATCGCGCGAAGCAGCTAATCCGTTTTATGATGTAATTCCTGAGGTTGTTGAAGATTATTTAAATAAATTAGCTGAAATTACCGGACGTAAATACGGATTATTTGATTACTACGGCGCTCCTGATGCCGACCGAGTTGTAATTGCAATGGGTTCTGCAACGGAAGCTATCCGCGAAGGAATTGATCATTTGAATGCTCAAGGAGAAAAAGTAGGATTAATTACCGTTCACTTATATCGTCCGTTCTCTGCAAAACATTTCTTATCAGTACTTCCAAAATCAGCTAAACGTGTTTGCGTGCTCGATCGCACAAAAGAACCCGGAGCCGGCGGTGAACCTCTTTATTTAGATGTAAAAGATGCATTGTATGGAACTGAAAACCAACCTTTAGTTATAGGTGGAAGATACGGTTTATCTTCTAAAGATTTTACACCGGGACAAGTATTAGCTGTATTTAAAAATTTGGCTTTACCAACTCCAAAAAATCATTTTACCGTTGGTATTGTTGATGATATTACTTTTACTTCACTTCCACTCGAAGAAGAACTTTCATTAGGTCATGAAGGTACTTACGAAGCCAAATTTTACGGTTTAGGCGCTGACGGAACTGTTGGTGCAAATAAAAACTCTATCAAAATCATCGGTGATAATACAAATAAATATTGCCAAGCTTATTTTGCTTACGACTCGAAAAAATCAGGTGGATTTACTGCTTCACACCTTCGTTTTGGCGACAAACCAATCCGTTCCACTTACTTGGTAACCACTCCAGATTTTGTTGCTTGCCACGTTCAGGCATATTTGAAACTATATGATGTAACTAAGGGATTGAAGAAAAACGGAACATTCCTTCTAAATACAGTTTGGAATGAAGAAGAAGTAAAACAACATCTTCCTGCAAATGTAAAACGTTATTTGGCAAAAAATAACATCACCTTATACATTATTGATGCCACAAATATTGCTGTGGAAATAGGTTTAGGAAATCGTACCAATACCATCCTTCAATCTGCATTTTTCAAAATCACCAATGTTATACCTTACGATTTGGCTGTAAAACAAATGAAATACGCCATTGAGAAATCGTATGGTAAAAAAGGAGAAGATGTAGTGAAAATGAATTACGCAGCCGTTGATCGTGGTGGGGAATACACAAAAGTAGAAGTTCCTGCAGAATGGGCTGACTTAAAAGATGAAGAAATTGTTACAAATGTTGTTCCTGCATTTATCAAAGACATTGTTCGTCCTNTTAATGCGCAAGCAGGAGATGATTTACCCGTGTCAGTTTTCAAAGGTCGCGAAGATGGTACTTGGGTGCAAGGAACAACAAAATATGAAAAACGCGGAGTAGCTTCATTTGTTCCGGAATGGACATCAGCAAATTGTATTCAATGTAACCAATGTGCGTATGTTTGTCCTCACGCTTCCATTCGTCCGTTCATTTTAGATGCTGAAGAACAAGCAAAAGCTCCTTTCAAAGATACCATTAAAGCTAATGGAAAACAATTTGAAGGAATGCAATTTCGTATTCAAGTGGATGTTTTGGATTGTATGGATTGTGGTAACTGCGTGGATGTTTGTCCCGGAAATAAAAACGGTAAAGCATTGGAAATGAAACCAATTGAATCACAATATCCAAATCAGGATAATTGGGATTTCTGTGCAGAAAACGTAAAATCAAAACAACACTTGGTAGACGTAAAAGGGAATGTTAAAAACACTCAGTTGGCAACTCCATTGTTTGAATTTTCCGGCGCTTGTTCCGGTTGCGGCGAAACTCCGTATGTAAAATTAGTTACTCAACTGTTTGGAGAACGTCAAATGGTAGCAAATGCCACAGGTTGTAGTTCTATTTATTCTGCCTCGGCTCCTTCTACTCCATATACAATTTCAGAAAACGGACGCGGTCCGGCTTGGGCAAATTCACTTTTTGAAGACAATGCTGAATTCGGACTTGGAATGGTGTTTGCCGAAGAAAATATGCAAAATCGTTTGGTTAAATTGATGAATCAAGCTATTGAAAACAATTGTTGTTCTGATGAATTAAAAGGTTTGTTTACCGAATGGATTGCCAATCGTTTTGACGGAGACAAAACTGCGGAATTAGAAGCTAAAATTACTCCATTGGCACAAGCTTGCAATTGTGAATATTGCCAAGAAATTTTAAAACTAAAACAATTTTTGGTGAAGAAATCACAATGGGTAGTTGGTGGAGATGGCTGGGCTTACGATATTGGTTTCGGTGGACTTGACCACGTGATTGCATCCGGAAAAAATATTAATATTTTAGTTCTTGATACTGAAGTTTATTCAAATACCGGAGGACAAGCATCTAAATCAACTCCGGTGGGCGCTGTAGCGAAATTTGCAGCATCAGGAAAACGTATCCGTAAAAAAGATTTAGGTATGATTGCCGCTACTTACGGTTATGTTTATGTAGCTCAAATTGCAATGGGAGCTAACCAAAGTCAATCATTGAAAGCTATCCGCGAAGCTGAAGCTTATGATGGACCTTCTGTAGTAATTGCTTATTCTCCTTGTATCAGCCACGGATTGCGTTCAGGAATGGGAAAATCTCAAGCTGAGCAAAAACTGGCTGTAGAATGTGGTTACTGGCACTTATACCGTTACAATCCTGACTTAGAAGCACAGGGACAAAACCCAATGCAATTGGATTCTAAAGAACCGCAATGGGAAAAATTCCAAGATTTCCTAAAAGGCGAAGTGCGTTACACATCACTAATTAAACAATTTCCGGCAGAAGCGGAAGAATTATTTAAAGCAGCTGAAGAAAATGCACGCTGGCGTTACGCAGGATATAAACGAATGGCTTCTATGACTTTTGCCAAAGAAGAAGATCCACAAATAAAACAAGTGGAAGAACTTAAAGCAAAAACAACCGAAGATGCCAAACAAAAAGAAAATCCAAATGTAATTGTTCAGGATACAAAATAA
- the bglX gene encoding Periplasmic beta-glucosidase: MLNIFRSFLIFISVVFAVQLQAQQQSSTSKNTEKEAFINDLMSKMTIDEKIGQLNLSSAGTIQTGEAKSSDTGKKIINGKIGAILNLTSASKVKELQEVAVTKSRLKIPLLFGLDVIHGYKTTFPIPLALASSWDMSIIEKMARVSAIEASADGICWTFSPMVDIARDPRWGRIAEGAGEDAFLGSKVAQAYVIGYQGNDLAKNNTIMACVKHFALYGAAEAGRDYNTTDMSFNRMYNEYLPPYKAAFDAGAGSAMSSFNDINGVPATANRWLMTDLLRNQWGFKGFVVTDYTAIDEMVLHGIGDIQTVAARALNAGIDMDMVGESFLNTLKKSLIEGKITETEINQACRRILEAKYDLGLFEDPYKYCDEKRAETELATSENMKTTRKIASQTFVLLKNQNQLLPLKKNTKIALIGPLADSKFDMVGMWAVGSDHTKTVSVLEGFQNAVENKKEILYAKGCNIVEDKNLDSWIHWGKSSIDSTKTPEQLKKEALKIAKKSDVIVAVMGEGAEMTGESASRSDISLPENQEMLLKELKKTGKPIILVLFTGRPLTINWEKENIPAILNVWFGGSQAGNAIADAIFGDVNPSGKLTVTFPQNVGQIPIYYNHKNTGRPIKENEWFKKYRSNYLDVSNEPLYPFGYGLSYTTFNYSDFLLSKTQLKGDEILKASVTLTNSGKYDGAEVVQLYIRDVVGSITRPVKELKGFQKIFLKVGESKTVSFDITPELLKFYNNDLVYDWEPGEFDIMVGGNSHNVNKKSINWEK; this comes from the coding sequence ATGCTTAATATTTTTCGTTCGTTTTTAATTTTTATTTCTGTAGTATTTGCAGTACAATTGCAAGCGCAGCAACAATCTTCAACGTCTAAAAATACAGAAAAAGAAGCTTTTATTAACGATTTGATGTCAAAAATGACCATTGACGAAAAAATAGGTCAGTTAAATTTATCTTCGGCGGGTACAATTCAAACAGGGGAAGCTAAAAGCAGCGATACGGGAAAAAAAATTATAAATGGAAAAATCGGTGCTATTTTAAATTTAACATCGGCAAGCAAAGTAAAAGAACTACAAGAAGTTGCCGTAACAAAAAGCCGATTGAAAATTCCTTTACTGTTTGGATTGGATGTAATTCACGGTTACAAAACGACGTTTCCTATTCCATTGGCATTAGCAAGCAGTTGGGATATGTCAATCATAGAAAAAATGGCTCGTGTTTCCGCCATAGAAGCAAGCGCAGACGGAATTTGCTGGACATTTTCACCAATGGTAGATATTGCACGTGATCCACGTTGGGGAAGAATTGCTGAAGGAGCCGGAGAAGATGCTTTTTTGGGTTCAAAAGTGGCACAAGCTTATGTGATTGGTTATCAAGGTAATGATTTGGCAAAAAACAATACCATAATGGCTTGTGTAAAACATTTTGCTCTGTATGGCGCTGCTGAAGCAGGTCGGGATTATAATACAACCGATATGAGTTTCAACAGGATGTATAATGAATATCTTCCACCGTACAAAGCCGCTTTTGATGCGGGTGCGGGAAGTGCGATGAGTTCTTTTAATGACATAAATGGAGTTCCTGCCACGGCTAATCGTTGGTTAATGACTGATTTACTTCGTAATCAATGGGGTTTTAAGGGATTTGTTGTAACGGATTATACAGCTATTGACGAAATGGTTTTACACGGTATAGGCGATATTCAAACAGTTGCAGCACGCGCTCTGAATGCCGGAATTGATATGGATATGGTAGGTGAATCGTTTCTAAATACATTAAAAAAATCATTAATTGAGGGAAAGATTACTGAAACTGAAATAAATCAGGCGTGCCGTAGAATTTTAGAGGCAAAATATGATTTGGGACTTTTTGAGGATCCTTATAAATATTGTGATGAAAAACGTGCTGAAACAGAATTGGCTACATCTGAAAATATGAAAACTACACGTAAAATTGCCTCCCAAACATTTGTTCTTTTGAAAAACCAAAATCAACTTTTACCATTGAAAAAAAATACGAAGATAGCTTTGATAGGTCCTTTGGCAGATTCAAAGTTTGATATGGTAGGAATGTGGGCGGTAGGTTCCGATCATACAAAAACAGTTTCGGTATTGGAAGGTTTTCAAAATGCTGTTGAAAACAAGAAAGAAATCTTATATGCAAAAGGATGTAATATTGTGGAAGATAAAAATCTTGATTCATGGATTCACTGGGGAAAATCATCTATTGATTCTACAAAAACTCCTGAACAATTGAAAAAAGAAGCATTGAAAATTGCTAAAAAAAGTGATGTTATTGTTGCAGTTATGGGCGAAGGAGCTGAAATGACTGGTGAAAGTGCAAGCCGTTCCGATATTTCATTGCCTGAAAATCAAGAAATGTTGCTGAAAGAATTGAAAAAAACAGGAAAACCAATTATTTTAGTACTTTTTACGGGACGTCCATTGACAATTAATTGGGAAAAAGAAAATATTCCTGCCATTTTAAATGTATGGTTTGGAGGTTCACAAGCAGGAAATGCCATAGCGGACGCGATTTTTGGAGATGTCAATCCTTCCGGGAAATTAACGGTTACTTTCCCTCAAAATGTAGGACAAATCCCAATTTATTATAATCACAAAAATACAGGACGTCCAATTAAAGAAAATGAATGGTTCAAAAAATACCGTTCAAATTATTTGGATGTTTCAAATGAACCGTTGTATCCGTTTGGTTATGGATTAAGTTATACAACATTTAATTACAGTGATTTTTTGTTGAGCAAAACCCAATTGAAAGGCGATGAAATATTAAAAGCATCTGTAACTTTAACAAATTCAGGAAAATACGATGGGGCAGAAGTGGTTCAACTTTATATTCGTGATGTGGTTGGAAGTATTACAAGACCTGTGAAAGAATTGAAAGGTTTTCAAAAAATATTTTTGAAAGTCGGCGAAAGTAAAACTGTCTCCTTTGACATCACTCCCGAATTACTGAAATTTTATAACAACGACTTGGTATATGATTGGGAACCGGGAGAGTTTGATATTATGGTTGGCGGCAACTCACATAATGTAAATAAGAAAAGTATAAATTGGGAAAAATAA
- a CDS encoding conserved hypothetical protein (Evidence 4 : Unknown function but conserved in other organisms) — translation MESFYKTHKHLVENVQSPVRRLLMDEIDWTKRLIGIKGSRGVGKTTFLLXFAKEYFGAENRNCLYVNFNNFYFAGHTLTEFAEKFHKNGGKTLLLDQMFKYENWSQELRYCYDNFPELQIIFTGSSVMRLLEDNTDLQDVVTSYNLRGFSFREYLNLQTNQNLPAYSLTEILHNHRKIATDICEIVNPLEHFESYLHHGYYPFYLEHRNYSENLLKTMNMMLEVDILLIKQIDIKYLPKIRKLLYIILQNAPNSLNVSQLSDEIETSRLTVMNYIKYLQDARLINLLYASGESFPKKPRMFYLQNTNLMHVLSLKEVDIDNERRTFLYNTLQSRHRINLGKQHGDFLVDNLFNIKYLKNEKIKNKTNLKLIFAVNDMLIGYKNRIPLWLLGFLH, via the coding sequence ATGGAATCTTTCTATAAAACCCACAAGCATTTGGTAGAAAACGTCCAATCGCCAGTAAGACGCTTGTTGATGGACGAAATTGACTGGACAAAACGATTGATAGGAATAAAAGGAAGTCGTGGCGTAGGAAAAACCACGTTTTTACTTCANTTTGCCAAAGAATATTTTGGAGCCGAAAATCGCAATTGTTTGTATGTGAATTTCAATAATTTCTACTTTGCAGGCCATACGCTAACAGAATTTGCTGAAAAATTTCATAAAAACGGAGGAAAAACCCTCCTTTTAGACCAAATGTTCAAGTACGAAAATTGGTCGCAGGAGCTACGTTATTGTTATGATAATTTCCCCGAACTCCAAATTATTTTTACGGGTTCTTCCGTTATGCGTTTATTAGAAGATAATACTGATTTACAAGATGTTGTAACTTCTTATAATTTACGTGGATTTTCTTTTAGAGAATATTTGAATTTACAAACGAATCAAAATCTGCCGGCATATTCTTTAACTGAAATTCTTCATAATCACAGAAAAATTGCTACGGACATTTGTGAGATAGTAAATCCTTTAGAGCATTTTGAATCATATCTTCATCACGGATATTATCCTTTTTATTTGGAACACAGAAATTATTCCGAGAATTTGTTGAAAACAATGAATATGATGCTCGAAGTAGATATTTTATTAATAAAACAGATTGATATTAAATATTTACCTAAAATAAGAAAACTGCTTTACATCATTCTTCAGAACGCACCTAACTCATTAAATGTCAGTCAATTAAGCGATGAAATAGAAACATCGAGATTAACTGTAATGAATTATATTAAATATTTACAAGATGCCCGGTTGATAAATCTATTGTATGCCTCAGGAGAAAGTTTTCCTAAAAAGCCGAGAATGTTTTACCTGCAAAATACCAATTTAATGCACGTTTTATCTCTCAAAGAAGTAGATATAGATAACGAACGAAGAACATTTTTATACAACACGCTTCAATCGCGACACAGAATCAATCTTGGCAAACAACATGGTGATTTTCTCGTAGATAACTTGTTTAATATTAAATATTTAAAAAACGAAAAAATAAAAAATAAAACCAATTTAAAACTTATCTTTGCAGTAAATGATATGCTTATTGGTTATAAAAATAGAATTCCGCTTTGGCTTTTAGGATTTCTTCATTAG